ttgcttctgaAACTTGATCTTTGATTGtagtgagaatttttttttgtgggttttGGGATTTGAAATTTAGTTGTATGTGTTGCTGAATGAATTGGATGGATTGCGCCCCTTACTTTTCATCATTATCAAACTTAGGCTTTTTATGAACATGGGTTTCTTGTTTGAGTATCAATGCTAAGTTGGTCATGTAGTAACTTGTTGATCCACACAAATTTGGGTACAGAATTTGAAATGGGGTTTTAGGGCTCTGAGTAGTGTAGGTTGGTTCAAGATGATTCTCTTTTTGTTTGAAGTTTTGCATAGAAGTTACTGCTAGTacctattttcaattttgattaaagaatCTTTACAAGATTGTGTGTTGTTCTTGCTTGAACTGATGAATTAGTAAGGCAGAGTATGATGTGATGTAGGGGTTGTTTTGTAGCTGAAGGCTGTTTTTGTGTTGATTTCTTTGGTTTGATCTTTTGAATTACAATTTGATGTAGGCATTAGTTTCAAGTTGAAGTAAGAAGAAAGTTGCAATGGATAACAAAGACGATCCTAATGACAAAGACAAAGGGCTATTTTCACATCTTGCTGGATATGCTACAGGACACTACTCACAGCATGGAGGATCATACCCTCCACAAGGATATGGGTATCCCCCACAAGGGTATGGATACCCTCCTGCAGGTGGGTATCCTCCTCAAGGTGGCTATCCTCCGCAGGGTGGGTATCCTCCATCTGGATATCCTCCACAGGGTGGTTATCCTCCATCTGGATATCCTCCCCCTGGCGGATATCCACCAGCCGGGTATCCTCCCCAGGGCGGATATCCACCAGCCGGGTATCCAGGTCCATCAGCTGCACATCATACAGGTAACTAGTGTGTTGTATTATTACTAGTTATATGCGAGTTGTGTTCAGTCTCGGTCGTGCCATTAGTAAAGTCTGATAGTCCTTCCATTGATTACATTGTGGTGTGTATACATTACAAGGGCTGGGGGATCGTATTTTCTCCTATGCTTTGTTTTAGTGACCTCAAAAATAGAATTCGATTGTCTGAGACTTGCCTAGTATTAGGACATTCAGAGGTAGAACAATTGAAAGTTTTGTTTCACCATTCAACATGTGAATTTTGGTTGTTGGTAGAGTACTAGAGTTGCCTGTACCTTTCCACTTGATTTGATAGATCACCTGCATCAGTTAAACTTTCAGAAAATTATTATTCTTCACCTAAACGTCTTTGCTATTAAAAGTAGCATACGTGCAAAATGTCTCTGATATTACATCTCTCTACTATATGCGGATGAATATAAGCTGTATTGAACCAAAATGTTTTTAGTATAGTATGCTACATTTTGCAATCTTTATTGCAACCTTTGCTGACAAGATAATGTAACAGGGCATGGATCGAACATGGGAGGTATGCTAGCTGGGGGGGCTGCTGCTGCAGCTGCTGCTTATGGGGCTCACCATCTTGTGCACGGAAGTCACCACGGGGGTTACCATGGCTATGGTCACGGGAAGTTCAAGCATGGCAAACATGGGTTTGGTCATGGGAAATTCAAGCATGGCAAACATGGGTTTGGCCACGGGAAATTTGGCAAGCGCTTTGGGTTTGGAGGCAAGTTCAAGAAATGGAAGTAATGTAATAGAGCTAAATGGTGACTTTGAGATCTAACTCGGTCCACTGAAGATGATGTTATTTTACATTCTCATAATTACTTCAGATGAGTTGGTTACTTCAGATGAGTTGGTtgttgatttattattgttcagAGTTTAGTATTGCATTCTAGTAGTTTATTTGCTTATGATGTAAGTATGTTTGAGTGAAGAATATAGAATGACTGACTGTTTGCGTAGAAACCTcttgtatttcttttctttgtatcCAGGTTTTTTCGTTTATACTAATGCTTTATTGCTCAAGCTTTACGACCTATGCTTACCAGTAGGAATGGTTTGGCAGTAAGATGTTTTTGTTAAAGCTGGCAGTAGTTTAGACTTTAGAGCTTGACCTTCAGCAAGGTTGTTGTCCTGAGATTTCTATCAAACCCTTATACTACACTTTCTTCATGGTGTCAATGCAGATACCTCAAGCAAGTATCTTCCAATTCAAATACACCCGAGAAACATTATACAAAAGCCTATACCGAAGCTAGTAATCTTGCAAAATTTCAATTCATTTATGAATATGAACTCGAAGTCATCTAAATAAGATACCAGTGGAGAAACATTGCATAAATAATACACATGTATTTAGCAGCCAAGTTCCACTGCTTTGCTATTCATGTATTTTGCTAAACATTCTtttctaacattccatatcaTTCTACAAATTTAGTGTATCAAACACTATTCGATTATACAAATCTAAAGCTTTCCTCTCAGACCATATTATACTGCCAAATTTCAACTTACTTATCTTCACACCCAAGAGACAGTTCGGGATCCCCTCTACTAGACAAACAGAGCAATTATTTCTAGTCCATCACATTGTATGAGGTTTAAAGAGTTTAAGAATAACAAATTTAACCTCCCTTCTCTAACTGATTCTATGCAATATACGGCATCCATCTTTTCATCTCCATCCAAGAGGTTGCCATATGTTGTCCATATACCACACGGTCCACACCTTACTCATTTTCATATGAGAGAATGCCCTATATCACAAAGGTCTTCACTCTTCAGTCTGACTGTCTTAGCATGAGATTTGAATTGCGCATGCATTGGTTAATCGTGTCCGACACAAACTTCTCATATACACCTAACAGTGTCTCGTGTCGAAGGAATTTTAGGTAGGGCAGACGTGTTACGTGGCTGGTACGCGCAGCCAATCGTTGCCCATACAAAGGAGTTGTGGGCGATGTTTTGGatatttcattttaaaaaaacaTGGGTAGTTTCCAAATACAATTAAGAGACAGAAAAACATGATTAGCTAAACATACCAGTTATGTAACACGTCTTTCCTACCTAAAAATTTCTTGTGTCTCTTGTATGCCAGCCCCGATATCTACTAATTGTTCCACTTCTTGTCCATCTTTCCTCCCCATTTTTAACAACTCCACCTATTTAAAGTTTTTTACCTTCTTATCCATTAAAAAAAACAGCAGCAGTTTTGCACACGTGTTTGTTTGGGGTATTAAAAGAGAGAAGCAGCGTGCGCATGCAATCTTAACAAGAAAACAATACACTTCCTCCTCAAAATTGTCACACAACAGACGGCAACATCTATTTTGGTGATCCACCCAAAAACTCGAACATCATTGTGGTGAGCAATCTCTATCTTTCTTTCCATTCGTTCCCTTGGTTATCTTGGTAATCTCTAATTGCTGTTAACATTTCTCCTCTGGGTTTGTGGATGCATGgctttcttcttgttctttttccttgttttatttttctctttgttgTTGAATGCAGTGGATCAAATTGCATCTTAACCGCgtttccttttgttttcctGAAAACTATGCTTTCTATGAACATGGGTTTCTCATTTGAATCTCAATGGTGGGTTGGTCATGCAATATGTGACGTGATCGATTACTAatcctagaaaaaaaaaaaagttggtttttatttttcattctgGATTTGTGGTTctatggttttctttttctttgttattgaATGAATGGATGGAAGTCTTTTTTCCCATCTTTGCCAAAACTATGCGTTTCATAGACATgggtttcttttctctcatTGTGATCGTTTTCAATTGCACACTTAAAAACAATCTTCTCTAAATTACTTCATGATCTTCAAATTATCATTTGGTCAAATCCTTGCTAATATAAACAGTGTGCAAAACTATCTTAAGTAATATTTTTATAATGACAGTATCATGCATGGGTCCATTATAATTTCTATGGCAACTTTGAAGCTGATGTCGATGTATTGATTAATTTAAAAGTGTGTGTACTTTCTGCAAATGTTTGGGACAATAGGTAGTAAGGTTCACTTATAAAGGTATATAGAATAGTGTTTTTTGATGGAGTGGTTGCATATCTGGTGAACAAGCTTTTGATGCATTTTAATTTTAGCCTAGTGTAACACCAGATGCATCGCATTTTGATGTAAATATTCGTTGTAAAGACTAAAGGCCATAGAAGAAATAATATTATGGTTACATGGAGCCAAAAATAGACACCTAATTAATAACTGCCCTTGGAGTAGCTGAACCTGACAACACTGTCTAAGAGAGGAATAGTAGAAACTGTAGAATAGGATCATTAAACCATCCACAGCCTGCATCAAAAGCATTCCCTAACCCAGTCAAGCTGTCTGCAACCTTGTGTTGTTCTCAGTAAACATGGGAGACAGGAACATTACAATCCTTCCTTCTTCATAATAATCTGACAACTTAAAACGTGTGAATAGTTTGGAGAATTAGGTCAACAGTAATGCCTGAGTCAAGCTACACTTCAGCATTCCTCCTATAAGAATGACAAAATCCCTAGCGATTTTTAAGCCCTTCAGGAGATCACAATGCCCTTCAAAATTTGACCAATTCCAAGGATAACTAAGAACCCCTAGCCTTCACCCAAACTCTACAATCATTCCTCAGGACTCCACCATTAGATATGAACCAGAAGTAGAAAGTCTACTTACAACAGTATCAACTTTGAACCTGTCCTTTGCTGGCACATTCCACAGTGCTGCAGAATAAGTCTAGCAGGTTTTGAATCAGCAACCTATTGGTTTTAGTgtaatcacaaaaaaaaaaaaaaaaaaaaggtgatgaGGCTGTTAGGCTATGTGGGAATGTGAAAGGCATCATCAATGATGAGTCTGCACCTCCATGCAAAACAGTGTCAAGGAACACCATAATGTAAAATATTTATAGACATCAAGTTAAGCACCTAACCATTGAAACTCATAGAAAGATGAATTGAACTCACAGTTTTGGTGAAGAGCAGCCTAAAAGGTGCATTGCATCTTTCAAAAACAGGATCAGTAGACTCACCACTAGTACACATAGGACAGCAATCAGTGGTGGCATTCCTCTATGCATTCTAGATTCATTAGCGAGAAGCCTGGCATCGGACTTTTTAATTATGGAGGGATTAGGTGTTTTCATATTGAGCCCCACTGCCAATCATGATCAATGATCAGAGAAGTGGGTCTGATAAGCATATATTGGAGGTCAAACCCATATACAGCCCCTTTACACTAAAAGAACCTACTGTATGAAGACCATTTATTCTTTGGCTGATCTCATCAGGAAGAAGGTTTTTTATCAATTGCAGATCCCATTAATTTCCAGATTTATGCTTCACAAATAGTCAAGGATTTCAAATTTGCAGGAATTGACTGAGCTACAGTCCAGTTATCTTCCTCAAAAGTAATCTTACCTCAGCCAATATTCCAGTTTAAACCATATGGCAAAAGTTCTGCTCCAAGAATCACTCCCATGTATGGAACAAAGAATTAGAAAGACATAAAATGATTTTCTTTGGCAAGTTGTATTGCTAATCATCACTGTCATCTTTGCCTTTGTCATACACATGAGCCTGCTCAGCTAATATCCATTTAGGTTCTTTATTATATGACATATCTCCTaggaaatttttcttttcaagtctATTCATTTTGTTTCATCCATGTTTGTCGTGATTGATCTCTTACTCTATACCTTCTTTTTAACTAGGCTTCCTTTGGTTATAGGTGCTTGTGGTTTAGGGTGCTTATAGATTTGTAGTGGTCTCTGTTTTATGTATATGTCACTACCACCTAAACATCATCCAGGGCCTATAGACCCAATATTTTCCTAGTACATTGAGTTCTTTCTAATGTATTAGTTAGTCATTCCTGTCTTCAATCCAAACACCCTCATCTCCTCTGCATAGATATGTGCTCTTATGTTTTCTTATTTGGCCAGTTGAGTAGTTAAAATTTTTCCCAGGTGGTAGGTCCTTGGAATTTTTCAATATTTGAGGTTGTGTAGCTTGATTCCAAGTCAGGCCCATTGCATTTGAATTTCTGCAGAACAGTTGTTGCCATGAACTGTAACGTGtttattaaaaatcattttGATAAAAAGGGCTCGTTTAACAAGTTATAATCATGGTTTCGTAGATTTAATAAATTCCCAGACATATCCTGGATATTTGGTAAGCACATCTCTGTAAAATTCTATGTGTCATTTTTCATTGGACTTTGTTAAAACAGTAATCTGCCAAGTTAGTGTGAAATGATTGAGGGTTGCTTTGTGCCTGTTTCTTGTTGTTGCTTCTGTCTCATTGCTTTACCCTGAATCATAGGTTTTTGTAGGCATTAATTTCAGTTGAAGCAAGATGGGAGGTGGAAAAGACAAAAATAATGATACTACTGACAGAGGGCTACTCTCAAGTCTTGCTGGATTTGCTGCTGGACACAAGCCGCGCCCTGGATCACATTCTCATCAAGGACAAGGATATCCCCCACAAGGATATGCACCACCCGGGTACCCTCCTTCTGGCGGGTATCCTCCCTCTGGCGGGTATCCTCCCTCTGGCGGGTATCCTCCCTCTGACGGTTACCCTCCCTCTGGTGGATACCCTCCTTCAGATGGCTACCCTCCTCAAAGTGGGTATCCCCCATCTGGAAATCCTCCTCCTATGGGATATCCACCAGCCGGCTATCCTGCCCCTAGTGGATATCCACCAGCCAGCTATCCTGCCCCTAGTGGATATCCACCAGCCGGCTATCCTGCCCCTAACGGATATCCACCAGCTGGTTATCCAGGTCCATCAGCTCCACATAAATCAGGTAATCCAACCTTCCATTTAGTGGTCTTATATAATACAAAGTTAAATATAGAATAGAGTTTGGTTTTAGTCAAGTTATAGTCTTTCCATCGGTTGTACTATGACAGATAGCTCAAAAAGGGCAAGACCATGGTGTTTTTTCctatcatttgttttagttttcctCTAAGAACCAAATTGCGCACTGACAACCTTGCTAACAATATTAGGGCTGTCCAGCAACCAAACTTAACAACCACTCAAGCAATGCAATCCAAACCAATGTTTTGTCGTTTGGAATTTGGACGAGATTGTCTCTTTAGTTGATGTGCTTCTAATTTTGGTTTATAGAAGACGTTTCAAGCTTCAACTGAACAAAACCAATGTTGATGACCATTCAATATAGTTAGAAGGCTGTTGGTAGAGTAACATATACCATCCCACTTTTGTTTTGGTAGGTAACAAGCACCAGTAAGAGTTTCAGAATATTGTTCTAGGATGTCACTGTGTAGCAACTCACGTAGAATTAAAAGGTCCTCAGTGGAGTAAGGGTCAAGGCACCAAATCTGTTTATTGCAATTGAGCTGACTAAAAAGTATTGCAGGGCATGGATCTGGTATGGGAATGGGAGCTATGTTAGCCGGCGGTGCTGCTGCGGCCGCTGCAGGTTATGGGGTTCACCATCTTGTGCACGGTAGTAGCCATGGAAGTGGTTCCCATGGCTTTGGTTTTGGGGGTCACCATGGCTTTGGTCATGGAAAATTTGGAAAGCATCATGGGGGGAAGTTCAAGCATGGGAAATTTGGAAAGCATCATGGGGGAAAGTTCAAGAAATGGAAGTGATTTGCATCGAGATCCAATGTTACTTCCATTGATTCCCTTACACTATAATTGGCGTTTCTATCGTCAGTTCCATCAGGATTCTGTGATTTTTTTTCATGTCTTTTCAAAACCTACATGATAAATATTTCATTTCTAGTTCTTAATTTTCCTACGATGTAAATATGTTCTGTTCTTTAACCAATATGAAAGTTGTTTCTTTAATCTTCTTGTTTGATGGTATTACGAGCTTATTCTTACAATCCGGCACACAAGTAGGATTTTAGGGTTCAGGCATCAAAGATAAGATTGTTCTTTGCATTCCTCTTTTTGATCTTTCTTAAGATTTGGTTAGCTTTGCATATGGAGCCTCTTGGAAGCTTACAAggtttgcatttttctttttctttttttggaacTCCAACTTTGTATTATACTCACATTTGCAAAGACTaaaacaccaaacatatatgaCTGGGAAGCTTTTCAAATGCTGTATTACATTTACTCTGCAACAGAAGAATGATTTCAAAAATAATGTCTCCAAACTTTATAATGGACATACAAATGGAGGAACTATTTGTAAGAGAGGTGAGGCATTTCCAGAAAAGAGAGACAACTAAATTGGCAAATGGCTATGTTGTCTGGAAATCATGCATTGAGTGTATCCGATACAGAACAGATCGATGAATTAGTTAACTCAAATATTGCTACATGATTCCTTAATTCTGATTTTTTAATAAGTTTCGATAAATTAGATTTCAAATGTCAGATAGTTATTGTTCTATATTTGGTTTTAGTATATAACAATATTTAAGCGAAATGATATGTTATTTTTAATATAGTGAATCATAAGTACATAACATGTGACTTATGATTCATACTAAACATGTATTGCATTTTGAGGGAGAGGAGGATTCCATGTTTAGTAGcctttttcatttcatttttttttttcttcttctagtaAGGTGATGCCTCTTTCCTAGGatccatttctgggttttgactaATATGATTAATGAAGTACACCAATCATCTTAACAGTTACATAGTATATGAAAGTCTTGGTTGTTGGATCACTTACATATGCAAATCCTATGCTTAATGTAAAAGCAAGGATTAACCAACT
This portion of the Rosa chinensis cultivar Old Blush chromosome 1, RchiOBHm-V2, whole genome shotgun sequence genome encodes:
- the LOC112194540 gene encoding glycine-rich protein A3, which produces MDNKDDPNDKDKGLFSHLAGYATGHYSQHGGSYPPQGYGYPPQGYGYPPAGGYPPQGGYPPQGGYPPSGYPPQGGYPPSGYPPPGGYPPAGYPPQGGYPPAGYPGPSAAHHTGHGSNMGGMLAGGAAAAAAAYGAHHLVHGSHHGGYHGYGHGKFKHGKHGFGHGKFKHGKHGFGHGKFGKRFGFGGKFKKWK
- the LOC112194525 gene encoding annexin A7, which codes for MGGGKDKNNDTTDRGLLSSLAGFAAGHKPRPGSHSHQGQGYPPQGYAPPGYPPSGGYPPSGGYPPSGGYPPSDGYPPSGGYPPSDGYPPQSGYPPSGNPPPMGYPPAGYPAPSGYPPASYPAPSGYPPAGYPAPNGYPPAGYPGPSAPHKSGHGSGMGMGAMLAGGAAAAAAGYGVHHLVHGSSHGSGSHGFGFGGHHGFGHGKFGKHHGGKFKHGKFGKHHGGKFKKWK